A portion of the Patagioenas fasciata isolate bPatFas1 chromosome W, bPatFas1.hap1, whole genome shotgun sequence genome contains these proteins:
- the LOC139826305 gene encoding LOW QUALITY PROTEIN: syncytin-2-like (The sequence of the model RefSeq protein was modified relative to this genomic sequence to represent the inferred CDS: substituted 1 base at 1 genomic stop codon): MNSIDKTTTWEKFPNDSKCSQSQGVGIFDITKLKELGFNYSIQNTENFNFPSNIATNSNLAPGWWWLCGDRXAEKSLPDNWQGHCTGGYIVPQEKVFNHSYPLPGIVRTLWRKAHSVPSNPVVKRPLGFHSFARWLIPQLGVSELEKAIVNISATIKKIKNATMDALKGLQEEISSLSKIVLQNRMVLDFLTAKEGGVCVVINQSCCSYINQEKRVETDIQKIGEQSQILHQVTRDNTTWGFSNLWEDLTSWLPNLTWLRSLFLALVGILALGILVCMMMWCSLWCCQSTRNTYSNWKKHQGRS, translated from the coding sequence ATGAACTCCATAGATAAAACCACCACTTGGGAAAAATTTCCAAATGACAGTAAATGTAGTCAGTCACAAGGTGTTGGAATCTTTGATATAACTAAGCTGAAAGAACTGGGGTTTAATTACAGCatacaaaacacagaaaactttAACTTCCCTTCCAACATAGCAACAAATTCTAATCTAGCTCCTGGGTGGTGGTGGCTTTGCGGGGATAGATGAGCCGAGAAAAGCCTACCCGATAATTGGCAAGGCCATTGTACAGGTGGATATATAGTACCTCAAGAAAAGGTGTTTAACCATTCATACCCACTGCCAGGTATTGTCAGGACATTATGGAGAAAAGCGCATTCAGTGCCAAGTAACCCTGTTGTAAAGAGGCCCTTGGGATTTCATAGTTTTGCTAGATGGTTGATTCCTCAACTAGGAGTTAGTGAACTAGAAAAAGCCATAGTAAATATATCAGCCACAATCAAGAAAATCAAGAATGCCACTATGGATGCTCTTAAGGGACTCCAGGAAGAGATATCATCACTAAGCAAGATAGTCTTACAAAATCGCATGGTCCTAGACTTCCTGACTGCAAAAGAAGGAGGAGTTTGTGTGGTGATAAACCAAAGTTGTTGCTCATATATTAATCAGGAGAAACGGGTAGAAACAGATATTCAAAAGATAGGGGAACAATCTCAGATCCTCCATCAAGTTACTAGAGACAATACAACATGGGGATTCTCTAATTTATGGGAAGACCTTACTTCCTGGCTTCCCAACTTGACCTGGTTACGATCCTTATTTCTAGCTTTAGTGGGAATATTAGCTTTAGGGATACTGGTCTGTATGATGATGTGGTGTTCCTTGTGGTGTTGCCAGAGTACCAGGAATACTTACagcaactggaagaaacatcaaGGCAGGAGCTAG